The DNA sequence GCACGATCACATTGGCCGGTCCGAGGAGCGCGTGCGGCGGCATCGGGCAGGTGTGCAGACTGCCCACGACGGCGGCGGGCCGGCCGCCGATCAGCACCCGCGCCACCGCGGCGGCGGCGCCGGGTGGCGGGGCGGCGACCACCCCGCCGTGGCTGGTGGGGTCGCCGGTACGGGCTGCGGCTGGCATGCGGCGCTCCTCAACGAGGGTCGGATCGGACGGGCGTGGCGGACGGTCGGGCCACGGAAGCCGTCGGCCCCCGCGGCCTCGGGCCTGGTGCCGGCCGGCGGGGCCGGGAGGGCCACCGGGGAACGGGGCACGGGGTGGCGTCGGGGAGGACACGGGCCGCCGCCTCAGTTGATCCGGATGAGCGCGGCCTTGAGCACACCCAGCAGACCGCCGTCCACGGTGACCTCCGACTGGCCGGCGACCCGCACCGTGCGGCCGCCGATGCGCACCGCGTTCGTGGCGCCCAGGTCCACCGTTCCGCCCCGTACCTTCACCGTGCCCTCCTTGGCGTCGAGCGTGATGCCGTCCTTGTCGAGCACGACCGAGCCGAGGGCGCGGCCCCGCCCGGCGTAGACCGTCAGCTCGATCCGGTTCCGCCGGTCGTCCAGGCGCACCTGGAGGCGTTCGTCCCCCGTCATCAGCCGCAGCCCCGAGGGGCCCGGCGCCTTCGCGTCCAAAAGCTCCACCCGGTGGCCCGAACGCGACACCACCGAGCGGCGGTTGACCTTTCCGCTCGTGCCGTCGACCAGGGGCACGTCATGGGGCGAGGGCCGGTCCACGCCGTTGTAGAGCCCGCCGATGACGTACGGACTGTCCAGCAGGCCCTGTTCGAACCCCACCAGCACCTCGTCGTTGACCTCCGGGCTCACCACGCCCCCGCCGCCCTTGCCGCCCCACTGCACGGTGCGCACCCAGTCGGTGACGTAGTCGTCGTCCAGCCAGGGGAACCTCAGCCGCACCGCGCCGCGTTCACCGCCGTCCGGCTCGCGCACGTCCGTCACCACACCGATCGCCAGGCCCGGTACGCGGGGGCCGCGGGACGGTGCGTTGGCGCCCGTCACCAGGCCCGTCAGGGAGCGGTCCGGGCTGGCGCTCACCCACACCGTCGTCCGGTACCCGCCGTGCGGTTCGAGGACGTGGCGCACCGCGGTGGCCGTGTACCGGCCCGAGAACGCCTGCCCCACGTTGCCCAGCGCCACGGGTTTGCCCGCCCGCAGCCGCGGGTTCCCCTCGGCCAGCGCCTCCAGCTCCCCGAACCCCGCGCTGACGTGCGCGGCCGTCGCGTCCGCGACCGCCGTGGTCTCCGCCTGTGTGCGGTACGGGGTGTCGGTGACCGTCAGTTTCGCCGACGCGCCGAACCGGGCGCCGAGCGCGGGGCTCAGGCCCGGCAGCACCGTCTCGCTGGTCACCGACGGATGCCGCGCCACCAGCGGCCTCTTCGTGGTGGTGTCCCAGCCGCGCACCTCCACCGACGCCGCGCCGTCCGCGGCCGTCAGCGAGGCCCGCAGCGCCAGCAGATTCCGCCCGTACTCCAGCACCATCGGGTTCCGGGTGGCCGGGGTGGACGGCGCGGGCGCGCCGGAGGCCCTCTCCGGCCGGACGAACTGGAGCACCCCCTGGTCGTCCACGCGCACCTGGGCGCCGCTCTCACCCGCCAGATAGTGCAGGAAGTCCCAGTCGGACACGTTCGCCTGCGAGAGCTGCCGATAGGTGACGGGCGCGGCCTGCACCGTGCCACAGGTCAGCCCGGCGCCCGCGGCCACCTTGCGGACGATCGCCGCCGCCGTCATGTTCCGGTACGCCCGCACCCTCCGGCCCCGCTGGAGGCGGTGCGCCTTGGAGTAGGCGCGCACCACCGTGAACGACCCCGTACGGTCCCGGTCCAGCTCCAGCGCCGTCACCTCGCCGCCGAACAGCCGCTCCCGCGCCTGCCCGGACGCCGTCACCACCGACACCCGCAGCGGGGTGCCGATGGTGATGCCGGTCGCCGCCAGCAACTCGTGGTCCGGGTCGCGGAAGGTGAGCACCGCCGCGTCCGGCAGGCCCACGTTCTCGTCCACCACGCAGCTCACCAACTGGGCGGCCCACACCGGGGGGAGTTCGGCGGGCGCCTCCACCACCGGGTCCGCCGCGAACGACCGGCCGCCTTGCGCCTGGGACGTGCTCACCGCTTCTCCTCGCTCCCGGCGTCCCGCAGTCCGGGCACCACCAGTTCGGCGCCGGGCGCGAGCACCATCGGGTCGTCGATGCCGTTCGCCTCCGCGATGACCCGCCAGGCCGTCGGGTCGCCGTACTCCCGCCAGGCCAGCAGGGCCAGGCTGTCGCCCGCCACCACGGTGTGCGTACTGCGGGCGGTCCGCGCCCCGGACGTCGGGTTCTGGCCCGGCGGGTCGACGCTCGCCTCCTCGATCGACAGCGCGCAGGTGGCCCGCAGCGGCTTGCCGTCCACGTCGAACAGCGTGTACGTCACCGACAGGCTCGACAGCACCCCGTCGAACGAGGTCGTCCGCGCCGTGCCCCACTCGAACCGCACCCACGGACTGGCCGGTTTCTTGCGGCCCAGGCTGGCCGGGGTCGGCACACACGCCTTCATCAGCTTCTCCACCGCCTGCTCCACCGAGCCGTCGTGGGTGGCGGTCGCGTCCAGGAACACCTCGAGGCTCAGGGTGCGCGGCCCGCTGCCCACGAACTCGGGCAGCGCCGACTGCCCGGCCATACGGGACGGGGTGCGCCGCCACTCGGTGGTCTTGCGCAGCTCCAGCGTGGACGGGTTGAACTGGAGGCCGAGCCGCGCGATCGTCCCGCCGGGCTTCGCCCCGACCGACGTCGGCGGCTCCTTCAGGGTGAGCTGCGCCCTCGCCCGGCTGGCGCGGACCGCTGGGGACATACCGGGCCTTCCTTTCTGGGGGGGGGGGAGGGGGGACGGGGTACGCGGGTCCGGGGGACGGGGGTACGCCGGTCGGCTCAGGGAGGGGTCAGGAGGGACGCAGCCCCTCGTGG is a window from the Streptomyces luomodiensis genome containing:
- a CDS encoding PAAR domain-containing protein, which gives rise to MPAAARTGDPTSHGGVVAAPPPGAAAAVARVLIGGRPAAVVGSLHTCPMPPHALLGPANVIVPGPGAVTAGPVLIGGLPAARTGDRTACGATVHIGAVNVLIGGV
- a CDS encoding VgrG-related protein, with translation MSTSQAQGGRSFAADPVVEAPAELPPVWAAQLVSCVVDENVGLPDAAVLTFRDPDHELLAATGITIGTPLRVSVVTASGQARERLFGGEVTALELDRDRTGSFTVVRAYSKAHRLQRGRRVRAYRNMTAAAIVRKVAAGAGLTCGTVQAAPVTYRQLSQANVSDWDFLHYLAGESGAQVRVDDQGVLQFVRPERASGAPAPSTPATRNPMVLEYGRNLLALRASLTAADGAASVEVRGWDTTTKRPLVARHPSVTSETVLPGLSPALGARFGASAKLTVTDTPYRTQAETTAVADATAAHVSAGFGELEALAEGNPRLRAGKPVALGNVGQAFSGRYTATAVRHVLEPHGGYRTTVWVSASPDRSLTGLVTGANAPSRGPRVPGLAIGVVTDVREPDGGERGAVRLRFPWLDDDYVTDWVRTVQWGGKGGGGVVSPEVNDEVLVGFEQGLLDSPYVIGGLYNGVDRPSPHDVPLVDGTSGKVNRRSVVSRSGHRVELLDAKAPGPSGLRLMTGDERLQVRLDDRRNRIELTVYAGRGRALGSVVLDKDGITLDAKEGTVKVRGGTVDLGATNAVRIGGRTVRVAGQSEVTVDGGLLGVLKAALIRIN
- a CDS encoding CIS tube protein; translated protein: MSPAVRASRARAQLTLKEPPTSVGAKPGGTIARLGLQFNPSTLELRKTTEWRRTPSRMAGQSALPEFVGSGPRTLSLEVFLDATATHDGSVEQAVEKLMKACVPTPASLGRKKPASPWVRFEWGTARTTSFDGVLSSLSVTYTLFDVDGKPLRATCALSIEEASVDPPGQNPTSGARTARSTHTVVAGDSLALLAWREYGDPTAWRVIAEANGIDDPMVLAPGAELVVPGLRDAGSEEKR